A genomic region of Metopolophium dirhodum isolate CAU chromosome 1, ASM1992520v1, whole genome shotgun sequence contains the following coding sequences:
- the LOC132932683 gene encoding zinc finger MYM-type protein 1-like produces the protein MIDSTCFLAQQELAFRGHDESDSSVNKGNYVELIYLMAQRDELLKTHLATSTIFTGLSGDIQNDLIQSISNVLLKQIENEIRDTPFVAIIMDETTDIVSKSQLSTVLRYINTIDGYEVVERFLGFTDVSEDRSAKALSEHVFSFISKYACEEKLIAQTYDGAAVMSGQHNGLQSLVRSKYENAIFVHCYAHKLNLVIKQSVEYIKDCKIFFSTLSGLSSFFSKSTKRVHALDNVVKKRFPSVASTRWNYNSRLIEMMVEHKLDVINLMESIIENAQNWDSETLSSAKRYVEILQSFDFNFFLKLFSIILPQATIIFEILQKKIFDISYCSKKIDDFIVYLNTVRSSFDDIWSQLEIINNEIQPQIHRSKRQRFNQVSGDPKTNYRRLFFEIIDVIINKTKERFSNLNQLQFFALLDFKKFSLYANDFSINLFNSLKQLYGKYFDLPKLRSELSVVYSTEEFQKPNVHDLLIYLKTTNLDENLPQATKLISLILTIPATSASAERSFSALKRIKNSSRNSQEQNRLSSLSMLSIEKKLLVGLKKKSTFHDEVIKAFLTKNRRIDLIYK, from the coding sequence ATGATAGATTCAACGTGTTTTTTAGCTCAGCAGGAATTGGCATTTAGAGGCCACGACGAGTCAGATTCATCTGTTAATAAAGGTAATTATGTTGAACTTATTTACTTAATGGCCCAGCGTGATGAGTTGTTAAAAACACATCTTGCAACGTCCACTATATTTACTGGTTTATCTGGGGACATTCAAAATGACTTGATTCAATCAATTTCAAATGTTCttcttaaacaaattgaaaatgaaatacgCGATACTCCGTTTGTTGCAATAATTATGGACGAGACAACTGATATTGTTTCAAAGTCACAGTTATCAACAGTGTTGCGTTATATTAATACCATAGATGGATACGAAGTTGTCGAAAGATTTTTGGGATTTACTGATGTTAGTGAAGATCGATCAGCGAAAGCATTATCAGAGCatgtatttagttttatttcaaaGTATGCAtgtgaagaaaaattaataGCCCAAACGTATGATGGGGCAGCTGTTATGTCCGGGCAACATAATGGTTTACAATCGCTAGTGCGTTCGAAGTATGAAAATGCTATTTTTGTACATTGCTATGCACATAAATTAAATCTTGTCATAAAACAGTCAGttgaatatattaaagattgtaaaatatttttttcaaccctTTCTGGTTTATcgtcttttttttcaaaatctacCAAACGAGTACATGCACTTGATAATGTAGTTAAAAAACGTTTTCCATCAGTAGCTTCAACAAGATGGAATTACAATAGTCGTCTTATTGAAATGATGGTTGAACATAAACTAGATGTTATAAATCTAATGGAATCAATCATAGAGAATGCCCAAAATTGGGATTCGGAAACATTGTCTTCTGCTAAAAGGTATGTGGAAATTCTTCAAagttttgatttcaatttttttcttaaattattttcaatcattttaCCACAAGCAacgattatttttgaaattttacaaaaaaaaatttttgatatttcttatTGCTCAAAAAAGATTGACGatttcattgtttatttaaatactgtCAGGTCAAGTTTTGATGATATTTGGTCACAGttagaaattataaacaatgaaatacaGCCTCAAATTCACCGTTCAAAAAGGCAAAGATTTAATCAAGTTTCTGGAGATCCAAAAACTAATTACAGACgactattttttgaaataattgacgttataattaataagacaAAAGAACGGTTTTCAAATCTtaatcaattacaatttttcgCATTATTAgactttaaaaaatttagtcTATATGCTAATGATTTTTCTATAAACTTATTCAATTCGTTGAAACAATTGtacggtaaatattttgatttacccAAATTGAGAAGTGAACTTTCGGTTGTCTACTCGACCGAAGAATTTCAAAAACCTAATGTTCACgatcttttaatttatttaaaaaccacaaATTTAGACGAAAACTTACCACAAGCAACAAAATTGATTTCATTGATACTAACTATTCCAGCTACTAGTGCATCAGCAGAGCGTTCATTCTCGGCCCTTAAAAGGATTAAGAATTCATCAAGAAATTCCCAAGAACAAAATCGTCTTTCATCATTATCAATGCtgtcaatagaaaaaaaattattggtagggttgaaaaaaaaatctacgtTTCATGATGAAGTAATCAAAGCTTTCCTTACTAAAAATAGAagaattgatttaatatataagtaa